One window of Hujiaoplasma nucleasis genomic DNA carries:
- a CDS encoding helix-turn-helix domain-containing protein: MGRKLKYSKEAKLEIVRRYIEGESATKLSQEFSIGVKYPERMILEWRHKYEALGESAFNTTDKNKTYSKKLKLAAISDYLNGEDSMEMTVNKYGISSKSVLINWLNKYNSHIETKDYDPKPEVYMAKSRKTTYEERIDIVKYCLEHELNYKETAVKYGVNYAQVYVWVKKYKENGEEGLTDKRGRKKTESEMTVEEKLRHQLKKEQARNKYLEMENAALKKLEEIERREIVEKSKRKSTKRFSN, encoded by the coding sequence ATGGGAAGAAAACTGAAATATAGTAAGGAAGCAAAGTTAGAAATTGTAAGAAGATATATAGAAGGAGAAAGCGCAACAAAGTTATCACAAGAGTTTTCAATAGGTGTGAAGTATCCCGAGAGAATGATACTTGAATGGAGACACAAGTATGAAGCTTTAGGTGAAAGTGCATTTAATACTACGGATAAGAACAAAACATATAGTAAAAAACTAAAGTTGGCAGCAATAAGTGATTACCTTAACGGAGAAGATTCGATGGAGATGACCGTAAACAAATATGGAATTTCATCTAAGTCAGTGTTAATAAATTGGTTAAACAAGTATAATAGTCATATAGAAACTAAGGATTACGATCCTAAACCGGAGGTCTATATGGCAAAGTCAAGAAAAACAACATATGAAGAAAGAATAGACATAGTAAAATATTGTTTAGAGCACGAGTTAAACTATAAAGAAACAGCAGTTAAATATGGCGTAAATTACGCCCAAGTATATGTATGGGTAAAAAAGTATAAAGAGAATGGTGAAGAAGGATTAACGGATAAACGAGGACGAAAGAAAACTGAATCTGAAATGACAGTTGAGGAAAAATTAAGACATCAGTTAAAGAAAGAACAAGCTCGTAATAAGTACTTAGAAATGGAGAACGCAGCTTTAAAAAAGTTGGAAGAAATCGAAAGGCGGGAGATAGTAGAAAAGAGCAAGAGAAAATCTACAAAGCGATTTTCGAATTAA
- a CDS encoding patatin-like phospholipase family protein, with the protein MNKLGLCLSGGGARGSYQIGVAQALKDLGYYDQIYAMSGTSIGAVNASLLATRPIEDVLDIWVNFPREEFNYIESLMNKIRSKDFSFVKNGVIDIENLEKLLEANLDTSKLKEKKVYITLSPAGLTNEGSLGIIKSSFNHYIRGRKKVIYSPLQDQKPDDINKQIIASCSIPFVFPPVMINGKQTFDGGLYDNIPIKPLVNAGCDTVIVVNLQKLIRFNPKKFPGIKIIEIKHKKSLGAILNFEKNQSIARYHLGYEDAMNYFKENPLQ; encoded by the coding sequence ATGAATAAATTAGGACTATGCTTATCTGGCGGTGGCGCTAGAGGTTCCTATCAAATTGGTGTTGCTCAAGCCTTAAAAGACCTTGGCTATTATGATCAAATCTATGCCATGTCAGGAACCAGTATTGGTGCTGTAAACGCCAGTTTACTAGCAACAAGACCCATTGAAGATGTTTTAGATATTTGGGTTAACTTTCCTAGGGAAGAATTTAATTACATAGAAAGCTTAATGAATAAGATTAGATCAAAAGATTTTTCTTTTGTTAAAAACGGTGTCATTGATATAGAAAATTTAGAAAAGCTCTTAGAAGCAAATTTAGATACATCAAAATTAAAAGAAAAAAAGGTCTATATCACACTCTCACCAGCTGGCTTAACCAATGAGGGTTCTTTAGGCATTATTAAATCATCTTTTAATCATTATATTCGTGGAAGAAAAAAAGTTATTTATTCTCCACTTCAAGATCAAAAACCTGACGATATCAATAAGCAAATCATTGCCTCATGTTCTATTCCTTTTGTTTTTCCTCCAGTTATGATTAATGGAAAACAGACTTTTGATGGGGGTTTATATGATAATATTCCTATTAAACCCTTAGTCAACGCAGGTTGTGATACAGTGATTGTCGTTAATCTTCAAAAATTAATTAGATTTAATCCTAAAAAATTTCCTGGCATTAAGATTATTGAAATTAAACACAAAAAGTCTTTAGGTGCTATTTTGAATTTTGAAAAAAACCAATCCATCGCAAGATATCATTTAGGTTATGAAGATGCTATGAATTATTTCAAAGAAAATCCTTTACAATAA